Part of the Primulina huaijiensis isolate GDHJ02 chromosome 15, ASM1229523v2, whole genome shotgun sequence genome is shown below.
AGAATTATATTCTCCCAATTTGGTCACAGATAGCACAAATAACCAACTCACACTAGGAGTCTTTAGCCCTAAATTCCATCACCCCAGTCCAAATCACGCCAATGCAGCCCCATTTAAATCCAAAAtacttaaattaaattcatttacCAACGTCCAAATAGCAATGAGGGAAAAAAATTGATCAGAACTCAAACCGATCGGGCAATCACAAGTCCATAATCCACATACAGAACGTCCCACACAACACTTCTCATAACTATAGCAAGACCAGAACTTACACCAAGGGAAGAAAAAATAGTCAACGAACAACGAAAGAATTCCAGCAAGAAAATCGACAGGCCAGAGGATCGAACAACGAGAAATACTCACCTCCTTGTGTGAAGCGAGCACCGAGCTTAGCATAAGAGGAGAGCTTCACATCGAGATCGCCTTCAGTTTTCCTGGCCTCTTTCCTCAGCTCATCCCAGCCTGACTCCTGCAGAGCATCCATTGCCGCCGGATCTGTGCGATTCCACCGGTTTCCTGGGAGATGAGATGCAATTTGGGTATAGCAAAGAActgatgatttatttatgacatgtacatttaatttcacattttaaaattgcttATCTATtacttatataaaaattaaatttcacattttaaaattgcttATCTTTtacttatataaaaattaaatttcaccATTCAAACTATGACTCGACATGTAGTACATTTcaccaaaatttataattaaaaataataacgcaagtaaatctttcaaaatatatGATAAATCGTACCATGTGTGACAAaatgtttataattattttatttttaaaatatacattagTTCGTGCGATATATGTCAAAAcgttttaaattatgaattattCGTCagttgttaaaattttaaagcaagTCACTTATAGCTTAGCGGATAGATCCTTAGTTTTCTAAACATTAGGCAGTAGATTCAATTCTTacttgactttttttttcttttgtttttcttatttatttttttaattcatataccAAAATTACAGTATAGTTtgtcactatttcttataattatattttaattaNTGGATTGGACTTATTTTATTTGCCTTACAATCTTTATTAAATCAACGATATTgttgtgattatttgttttgAGACACAATTTTTATGGAACTCTAGCTTTTAGTTTAAAAACTCTAGCTTCTAgttatatgaaataaaaatataaagtgTGAATAAAAGCTtcgatttgttttttaaataaacaaataaataattttactaATTGTCATGTAAtaattaactttaaaaaaaatacgcgtccaatgtaaaaaaatttaacaatttgCAATTagcataatttatttttaaaattaaaaaacaaattagCTGATGAAAAAATAGTATTTTCATGCATCAATTTATATATCGATCACATTCAATAAATTATCTTTGCATTGATTCGATCAAATCAAGGGAGGAAATGTTTCCTTTTTCTTCCATCTTCCTCCTTCTTCTGCTTGCTTCTGCTCAAGTGTTAATGTTTCTTGTAGGGAAGAGCTGGAAGTGGTGAAAATGGTGAGAGAGGAGATGCTGCATGCAATAGCTACTTGGGCTGATATCAGGCGGTTCGGCCCGGGAGTGATTGCTCGGAGATGTACGAGACGTGGAGCCGAGGTTGGCCTGGATAGTTCAGGCTGAGACTTGTAGCCACGATGATGGTGTGACCAGCCATAACAGTTGTGTGGTGGGCGGTGGCGGCGGCGGCCCGAGTtgaaaaacattattaaaactaaaatacaAAGATAACTtattaattaaaactaaaatttttggGAAATGACTAAAAACACAAAGACAGtggattaaaattaaaaattaacaacAAATAAGTCATTAAAAAATGTCGTtttcctttaatttattttaatagtataacaaaaaatttatttaaaatttttataaaaacatcttatattagaGGTCTTGTCACGTGGGGTAAACCAAGTTCTTACGTAGATTTCATAAATGAATGTCCAATCCCTTTTAACATTATAATTCAGGGGTGGAGGAAGGCCACTAACATATTGGAACACGGCCAATTCAAAGGCTGATCTCGTAGTTGCTCAGGATGGCTCCGTTAACTATACGACGATCAACGAAGCAATCGTGGCACTTGTTGGAATGCGTGAAAATCGTCCCGAAAGAGCGATAACATACGTGAAATCGGGCATGTGTAATGAGAAGGTTGAGATCGTTAGGGATTTGAAGAACATTGTGTTGGTTGGCGATGGCATAGACAAAACTGTTGTGACAGGAAACGGTAATGTGCAAGAAGGGGAAACCACTGCTACATTTGGTAAGTATGTATATTAGCTATTTCATGGTTATTTGAGTAGTTGATACGTCTTATCGAATTTTTCTGGCatcttaaataaatagataGTCTTGTTTTTGTGTTTGTGTGTAAGATGTTTCCGTATCCATTGTGACGTCCCATCTTTATTTTCGAGCTACTATTCACAAGCTCGAATTTGAGCTCTAATTCAAAACAAACTCAAGCCAAATTATATGTAACAATCTAGCTTCGAATCAAACTCGATTTCGTGTCTTAATTTTTTCTTAACATCCAACTTGATTCAATCACTTGCACTCTTAATTACATAACTCATTCAATTCTTTCGCACCCCTAATTGCAATGAGACATTAAATTGGTATCCCATCCTTATCAGAGCCTTGAATGATAGATGCAAGTCTGTGTCTTGATCATACTGAAATTGGTCTAAACATGCAATTTGTAGGCCTAAAATCTCACAGCTAAGaccaatacaataactgtaTCTAAACATGAAATATGCCAGTAGTTGCATCTACCTTTCAAACTAACATTCGGCTCATTAACTACCCGAGGCAAGTTTATCGAGAATGAACTAAAGAACTACAGAATGAACAGATGCATAACCACCCACTTTTCTTGATTCTTGCTGAAATTTCAGCTTtcattatgaaaaattagtCAACAAATCAGGAACAGCATTGATCTTCCATGCCAAAAGGAGAAACATTAACATTCCGTTTTGGGGCCCCTGTTTGTCGAACAAGGACATATTATTTCTCATCCCTGGATCAAATTTATACAACACCCCTGAGTCAAATAAAACTGCATGCAATTTCAAATGTCATTGAGACTTTGATAGATGAAGATTCAGAACATAAAAATCCAGAATAACTTAGCTAGCCATTGGATGGCTGTAAACATATTCAATTGCAAGAGAGCAGGAGTCGATTTTATCAGCTTCCTTGTCAGGAATTTCAAGCTTGAACTCTTCCTCAATGGCCATTACAATCTCGACAGTGTCTAAGCTATCCAATCCCAGATCTTTCTGAAAATGAACATCAGGAGTCACCTGAAGAATGTGGAATGGAAAAATTATGAAACTTCTGCTCATAATTTACAGTATTGCTGATTATAATGATAATCACTGGATTCACTGCAAAAAGGCGTAacatcaaactcacaaaattttTACAGAAACACAGAAGCATATCACACGTGGATAGCAAAATTGTGATATGCAAAATGAAAGTTCTAGCAGTATCACAATTGTTCATTGAGTAAGAACAACCGCATGAAGGGTCGAATATGCCTGAACTTCTCCATAGGAAATGAGTTTCTATCATGGATGCTCTCGTTGAGAAGTAGATAGTTgagaaaatatcaaattattcaacaaaaaaaaaaccatggTTCTAAAATTCGTTAGGCACTAGTCGGGCACCAGACTAGTGCATAGAGCCTAGGCTGCCTAGACGGGGACTAGGCGTCGCTAGGCGGATAATGGTTCTTAGACTAAATTTTAGCCCAAACTTTGTTAAAATCCAATTGACACCTGGTTCATTCCTCTTGCTTAAGGCGGATCAGAATAATAGGCAATGCAAAAGAAATCAAAATAGCAAAATAAATTAGGGTCTAGTTCGATTTTCATATGTGTGCAGAAGTAAACACATAAAGAAGACGAGAGTGGCATGTTAGGGCAAGCGCAATCTAACAAATCGTGATTTTAATTGGGCTTTTaatcccaaaaaattaaaagcacGAGCCTATAATTCTTTCTTATGTCATGTTCTAGTTTAATTCggctttcaaaaattaaaagcccaaaaaaaatttcccaaaaAACTTTAAACGCCTAGGCCAGCCTAGACCCGCCTAGGCGCCCTTGCCGCATAGGCTGGCCGCCTAGAACCTTTTCGGTGCGGTCAAGCGGTGCCTAACGCCTAGGCGGTCGCCTAGCCCGAGTTTTAGAACACTGAAAAACCAATTGATATATGTTTGTTATGTCAAAGTAATGATAGTGTTATGAATCTCAAATTTAGTTATGCAAATTACTATGACATTGTTGATCTCTTGAAATGAAGTATGGAGATCTTTTGATACAAATGTCATTTTTTAAAGAAGGAAAATGACTTTTATAGATTATTGTCTGTGCTTAACCGTCCATAAGCACTCCTCTATGAGCCAACCCCAATTAATTCTATATAACTTACTTTTTAGTCCCACTTTCTCTCTCTGTTTTAAGATTTTGCATAAAAGATGTGCTAAATTTTGGCATTGCCCATGGTGATGGTGAGAAAGAGAGATTGTTGAGTCTGAATTTAGGTTTTTGTTGCCAATTCCATGTGAGCTGAAAGAGGCAATAATGCAGTTATATGGGGTAATGCAGGTGTGTGCAGAAGAGTGATGAAATATCACTATTGTCTGCATGTGATAAATTACTAAGACATTTGTGTGAATAAAGTCTACAGGTCTGGCTCTACATATCATTACAGCTGGAATAAGAGCAACCAAATGCGAGATGATAACCGACTAATTACCAATGCTATGTTTATCTAGTAAACCAAAAGTTGCTTAAGAGTGAAAATGGACAATTCTGAGGTTACACGAAGGTAAACTATATTTATATTGGCAATTTTATTGTTTAAGTTGCCAAACTTTTGAATTTTGAGATTTTacttattttgatataaaatgcaTCAGTTATGTCAATGACAATGAATTTTCGGTTATTCTAATGCAATTATACAAGCTTTCACTAATTGGATTAAAGTTTGGATTATGTTTGTCTACTTGGTTCACATGGATAGAGCAGCGACAAAATGGTGTCAATTGACGGAACTAAATAACCAGCTAGGGTTCTTCACTTGTTTCAAGGATAATATCCTCAAAAGTTTTCGGTCATCTTCTTTCCAAGATCAGCGAGCTGAATTTGCATAATAGCAACAGATGGCTGGTGGTGCAGAACTCTCTGCGTGTAAAGTTGAAGAGAGTATTACTTGTGATAATAAGTTGCAAGATGGACACGTGATGTGAACGAATTTAGAGTGTATGTTTTAATTCTGGCAAATGAGGGACGGGAAGGTCAAGAGGACTCATTTTCAATTGTGAGTGCCTCGCCAGAAATGGCGGAGTTGACCGATAAATGAGCCTACAGGCTCCTGCGGCACAAGAAAAACTCCGCTTGTGCAGCAATTATTCAGACAAAAAGGGCGAAGGCATTAAAATTCTAATTTCCAGGGTTTGACTAACAACGGTGACCGAAGACTCCAAGCCAGACTGATTTAACAATTTGGCTTGATTCTCgcactttcaaaattctttaaGTTGTTGCTTAGAGCGACTGGAGATGCAATGGAATATAATGGATTGTGCTCCCAGTTGTCTTTGGAAATTAAAATCACTAAATTCCCCAGTTTAATCAacaaattctatttttttttataatcaccTCAGATACTACTCTACATTTTTCGTAATGTAgactaatttttaaaattcctcGTCAAATCTTAAACAGGCATAATCAGAGTATATTGTACcgcaataaaaataaataacttttTTCTCTTAACACAAAAAACGAAGTGCAAAAGAGGAGGAATCAAGACCTTGGAGGGGTCAACTTTGGGGAAGCTCTTCACGATGTCGAGCACTCGATCGACCACTTGTTGCTTGTCGAGGTGATCATCGCCGTGTGACGACATCGATCGATTGGCCGTCAGTCTGGAGTAGTTAAAGTTTAGAGTTCCGCCAATGGGAACCCTAACGTGGCGGAGTATGGTGGATTTCAGCGCCGACGCCATCTTACTCTGCGGGCTAAACGTGAAATGGCCTCTATTTAGCATCGACTCGGTTCGATATAGGTAAGATTCGGAACCGGTTGCTTATACGGTTCAGGTtccatttaatttatttattttcaaatttaataattaacaaaaaataatgtaTATCTTCCTAGATAATCAAAACTAGCCAGTCTTTTGATATTTAGTGATCCGATTGTGTGACatcaattaatttttatgaaaatatcttATTCATTTAGATAAATAAtgcattttatataatttaataaaactacaatatttaatcatagttaaaaattaacatattatcTTTACAAATTACATACTTAACATAATATCATTATTGttatccaaataataattaaaaactttAACAAAAGAATCAACCATCTatattatctatactatattattaagtgtgagatcCTTAGAGTAACTATCTTAgagaaaat
Proteins encoded:
- the LOC140958321 gene encoding acyl carrier protein 1, mitochondrial, producing MLNRGHFTFSPQSKMASALKSTILRHVRVPIGGTLNFNYSRLTANRSMSSHGDDHLDKQQVVDRVLDIVKSFPKVDPSKVTPDVHFQKDLGLDSLDTVEIVMAIEEEFKLEIPDKEADKIDSCSLAIEYVYSHPMAS